Proteins found in one Aneurinibacillus uraniidurans genomic segment:
- a CDS encoding S-layer homology domain-containing protein — protein sequence MKRIKRTIAPFTLAGLLGVQSLIVPVSVEAAPVSAGKFSDVAKNHWATPYITKMSLRNVVAGYEDGTFKPEQKVTQLQAVALAVRNMGLADEAEKYKNTAIPYTVPTWAKGSVALAISKGLIKPSEKNFSPNEYASRAWIAQLMVRMVGKESEVGKSVETTVFTDAADVPEWAKEYVKTASSLGLVSGYLENGKYSFKPNYAVTRAQIVSVLSQSEKYIDVTSDTTQVGSVESITGSTLSIINSAGGKQSYTLTSQTKFYKDSKEITSAVVDADSQVMVIGTNGKADYVEVLQNKPAKPQYTTVKGTIEKVFSEAKTVVVRLSDDKLQTYTISDSTAVTSGSDKLQVSQLVKGDQVELSINADGKVVELKRTNVSQEQAMAGTVYDIDKATQLLTIKTAAGKLEAYQYTDATYIEYKNKRFPSVEDLLPGDSVKLEVNNGAITKIIVAGSTANAGETATVKVISAADKFIALQNDKGDMQAYTIASSATVSLNGAIAPTLADIKVGDKVEVKVENNAVVSIAIKNRTVKGSNDLLSGSVFALDTTNRVLSLKSSNGELRAYEVLPTAQVLLNGNSKNLTDIKKDMTVSIQLNEDNKIISINADNRLRAEVVYVNTDDRLLTVKLETGETKVYVVDRNVDITIYDVSGEELRDLRAGDKIAMKMDTSKITTIDVEKTYVYRATENNSSYTTRITAQNEQGRSRDLTVDGGVTLTIPGIPYPKVSDVKKGDVLRVTYLGNTLKSVAVVPSIYGQVTQVTPETNKVVVKDLNGVTNELTLGYGSSIQIGDRTYTNLTSLVPGNRVQVAEAANGAKSIIVLSKVETTFTSLDPLGDRIYTAKSSYYLPDSLFNRQTQLQTLLNSLRKNDKVALYFLNNELYEIARNE from the coding sequence ATGAAGCGCATCAAACGTACAATAGCCCCTTTTACACTGGCAGGTTTGCTAGGGGTGCAAAGTCTGATCGTCCCTGTTTCAGTAGAAGCGGCTCCGGTGTCCGCTGGGAAATTCTCAGATGTAGCAAAAAACCATTGGGCTACTCCATATATCACGAAAATGAGTCTGCGTAATGTAGTAGCTGGTTACGAAGATGGAACATTCAAGCCAGAACAAAAAGTAACACAATTGCAAGCAGTCGCACTTGCTGTTCGAAATATGGGATTAGCTGACGAAGCAGAAAAATACAAAAATACAGCCATTCCATATACAGTTCCAACGTGGGCCAAAGGTTCAGTTGCACTGGCGATTTCCAAAGGACTGATAAAACCGTCCGAGAAAAACTTTAGCCCGAATGAATACGCATCCCGCGCCTGGATTGCACAGCTGATGGTACGGATGGTTGGCAAGGAAAGTGAAGTAGGAAAATCAGTTGAAACGACTGTATTTACCGATGCAGCAGACGTGCCAGAGTGGGCGAAAGAATATGTGAAGACAGCGTCGAGTCTTGGGCTGGTATCCGGCTACCTGGAGAATGGGAAATACTCGTTTAAACCAAACTATGCCGTTACGCGTGCCCAAATTGTTTCTGTACTAAGTCAGAGTGAAAAATACATAGATGTAACATCGGACACGACGCAGGTTGGGTCGGTGGAAAGTATAACAGGCAGTACACTTTCTATCATCAATTCGGCTGGCGGAAAGCAGAGCTACACGCTTACAAGTCAGACCAAGTTTTATAAAGACAGCAAGGAAATCACAAGTGCAGTCGTAGACGCGGACAGTCAAGTAATGGTAATCGGGACGAACGGAAAAGCTGACTATGTCGAAGTTCTACAGAATAAGCCGGCTAAGCCGCAGTATACAACGGTAAAGGGAACGATTGAAAAAGTATTTAGTGAGGCAAAGACAGTTGTAGTTCGACTATCGGATGACAAGCTTCAGACGTATACGATTTCGGATAGTACAGCGGTAACATCTGGCTCTGATAAACTACAGGTGAGTCAGCTTGTAAAAGGCGACCAGGTTGAGTTGTCCATAAATGCAGATGGCAAGGTAGTGGAACTGAAGCGAACAAATGTAAGCCAGGAGCAAGCTATGGCGGGCACTGTTTATGATATTGATAAAGCAACACAATTGCTTACGATCAAAACGGCGGCTGGCAAGCTGGAAGCCTATCAATATACAGATGCTACGTATATTGAATACAAGAATAAGAGATTCCCGAGTGTAGAAGATTTACTTCCGGGTGATTCTGTGAAACTGGAAGTGAATAATGGGGCCATTACGAAGATTATTGTGGCTGGTTCAACAGCCAACGCAGGGGAGACGGCAACGGTTAAAGTAATCAGTGCAGCGGATAAATTTATTGCCCTGCAAAACGATAAGGGAGACATGCAGGCTTATACGATTGCATCGTCTGCGACTGTCTCTTTGAATGGGGCGATTGCTCCAACGCTTGCTGATATTAAAGTGGGCGATAAAGTAGAAGTAAAGGTCGAGAATAATGCAGTTGTTTCAATTGCGATCAAGAATCGTACAGTAAAGGGCAGTAATGACCTGCTGTCTGGCAGTGTGTTTGCTCTTGACACGACGAACCGTGTTCTCTCTCTTAAGAGCAGCAATGGTGAGTTGCGTGCATACGAGGTACTTCCTACAGCTCAGGTTCTACTCAATGGGAACTCCAAAAATCTCACAGATATTAAAAAAGATATGACCGTATCGATTCAGTTGAATGAAGACAACAAGATTATCTCAATTAATGCAGATAATAGACTTCGTGCGGAAGTAGTCTATGTAAATACAGATGATCGATTACTGACAGTGAAGCTTGAAACAGGCGAGACGAAAGTTTATGTAGTAGACCGAAATGTTGACATTACGATCTATGACGTAAGTGGTGAGGAGCTGCGTGATCTTCGAGCGGGTGATAAGATCGCCATGAAGATGGATACAAGTAAAATAACAACTATCGATGTGGAAAAAACATACGTATATCGCGCTACGGAGAATAATTCATCGTATACCACACGAATTACAGCGCAGAATGAACAGGGACGATCACGTGATCTTACGGTAGATGGCGGTGTGACACTGACTATTCCAGGCATTCCATATCCAAAAGTATCAGATGTGAAGAAAGGTGATGTACTGCGCGTTACGTATCTGGGTAACACACTGAAGTCAGTCGCAGTCGTGCCGAGTATATATGGACAAGTAACACAGGTAACACCGGAAACGAATAAAGTAGTTGTAAAAGATTTGAACGGGGTTACGAACGAGCTGACACTTGGATACGGCAGCAGCATTCAGATCGGAGACCGTACGTATACAAATCTGACTTCACTTGTGCCAGGTAATCGGGTGCAGGTCGCAGAAGCAGCTAATGGGGCGAAAAGCATCATCGTTCTCTCAAAAGTGGAGACAACCTTTACATCGCTTGATCCATTAGGTGACCGAATTTATACAGCGAAAAGCAGCTATTATTTGCCGGATTCATTATTTAACCGTCAAACACAACTGCAAACTCTGCTGAATAGTTTGCGGAAAAATGACAAAGTTGCCCTGTACTTCTTGAATAACGAGCTGTACGAGATTGCTAGAAACGAATAG
- a CDS encoding cyclic nucleotide-binding domain-containing protein, whose protein sequence is MSPRIFSLLESPALCSFFDLEAPFPDTIPADLEAFLARLHLIRFSPDDVIVIEGEVGDAVYIVDSGEATVTKKSGSSESIIGKVIAGDIVGELALFTDSTRAATVRAYTEVVAFRISKQDFDELIQMYPHISGTFLRRLYNRLTHSYQELEQQNRQLETLNHYRSELSSIFTMVVLVMSVYSFALEIFQSTLLSDTIKFWGNRFIEIISLLVIMRIIHNSKLSVTDFGVTWTGAARAYKEALCVSIGVILLLTGLKVVTLTYGWISFSDHSIISFSYFNWTYITYLIVAPLQELIGRGVIQSSIQRLLTGKRATFWAILITSFLFGALHLHTSLALGTAALISSLLWGALFARHGTLVGVSLSHFLIGNWVGLLGFWDIVLT, encoded by the coding sequence ATGTCGCCACGTATTTTTTCCTTATTGGAAAGCCCCGCACTCTGTTCTTTTTTTGATCTAGAAGCTCCCTTTCCTGATACCATTCCCGCTGATCTGGAAGCTTTTCTTGCTAGGCTGCACTTGATCCGATTTTCTCCTGATGATGTCATTGTAATCGAGGGTGAAGTAGGAGATGCCGTATATATTGTTGACTCCGGTGAAGCGACCGTCACCAAGAAATCTGGCTCGTCCGAATCGATTATTGGCAAGGTAATAGCCGGTGATATTGTCGGAGAATTAGCTTTGTTTACGGATAGCACCCGAGCCGCTACCGTTCGGGCCTATACGGAAGTTGTAGCGTTTCGCATTTCCAAACAAGATTTTGATGAACTAATTCAGATGTATCCACATATTAGCGGAACATTTTTACGCCGCTTGTACAATCGCCTGACTCATTCGTATCAGGAGCTTGAACAGCAAAATCGGCAGCTTGAAACATTGAATCATTATCGTTCAGAACTGAGCTCGATTTTTACAATGGTTGTGCTTGTCATGAGCGTGTATTCATTTGCACTTGAAATTTTTCAGTCAACCCTTCTTTCCGATACGATCAAGTTCTGGGGAAACAGATTTATAGAAATCATTTCCCTCCTGGTCATTATGCGGATTATTCATAACAGCAAGCTCTCTGTGACTGATTTCGGAGTTACATGGACCGGAGCGGCACGGGCGTATAAAGAAGCTTTGTGCGTATCCATCGGTGTCATTCTGCTCTTAACAGGACTAAAAGTGGTCACCCTCACATATGGATGGATATCGTTCTCCGATCATTCTATCATTTCCTTCTCTTATTTTAACTGGACGTACATTACGTATCTTATTGTCGCACCCCTACAAGAACTAATCGGTCGCGGCGTGATTCAAAGTTCCATTCAACGTTTACTGACAGGCAAGCGTGCAACTTTCTGGGCGATATTGATCACATCCTTCTTGTTCGGTGCCCTTCATCTGCACACTTCTCTCGCACTTGGTACCGCTGCGCTTATATCGAGTCTACTATGGGGAGCTTTATTTGCTCGGCATGGAACGCTTGTAGGGGTTAGTCTCTCACATTTCCTGATTGGCAACTGGGTAGGATTGCTCGGCTTCTGGGATATCGTATTAACATAG
- the gdhA gene encoding NADP-specific glutamate dehydrogenase — MATVQEVKQDALQTAKKYVNDVYETVKKCNPHENEFHQAVKEILDSLVPVFVKHPKYMNNAILERIVEPERIISFRVPWVDDQGKVQVNRGFRVQFNSAIGPYKGGLRFHPSVNASIIKFLGFEQIFKNSLTGQPIGGGKGGSDFDPKGKSDMEIMRFTQSFMTELCKYIGPDTDVPAGDIGVGGREIGFLFGQYKKIRGGYEAGVLTGKGLGYGGSLARTEATGYGAVYFVQEMLKDQGLSFTGSTVVVSGSGNVSIYAIEKATELGAKVVACSDSNGYIYDPNGINLDTVKRLKEVERKRIHEYVQEHPQAQYFEGCTGIWSIPCDIALPCATQNEINEASAKLLVANGVKAIGEGANMPSTLEAIDVFLNNKVLFGPAKAANAGGVAVSALEMAQNSMRLAWTFEEVDAKLHQIMVNIYRNSVKAADEYGHPGNLVVGANIAGFLKVADAMMAQGII, encoded by the coding sequence ATGGCTACGGTACAAGAAGTTAAACAGGACGCATTGCAAACTGCGAAAAAATATGTAAACGACGTGTATGAAACGGTAAAAAAATGCAATCCACACGAAAATGAATTCCATCAGGCAGTCAAAGAAATTTTAGATTCTCTGGTACCTGTTTTCGTAAAACATCCAAAATATATGAACAACGCCATTCTGGAGCGAATCGTCGAACCAGAGCGCATCATCTCATTCCGTGTTCCATGGGTAGATGACCAGGGTAAAGTTCAAGTCAACCGTGGATTCCGTGTACAGTTCAACAGTGCAATCGGACCATACAAAGGCGGTTTACGCTTCCATCCTTCTGTTAACGCAAGCATCATCAAGTTCCTCGGCTTTGAACAAATTTTCAAAAACTCCCTAACAGGCCAACCAATTGGCGGAGGCAAGGGTGGTTCTGACTTCGATCCAAAAGGCAAATCTGATATGGAAATCATGCGCTTCACACAAAGCTTCATGACGGAGCTTTGCAAATATATCGGACCAGATACAGACGTACCAGCAGGCGACATTGGTGTTGGGGGACGCGAGATCGGCTTCTTATTCGGACAATATAAAAAAATTCGCGGCGGCTATGAAGCAGGCGTTCTAACTGGTAAAGGACTTGGCTATGGTGGCAGTCTGGCCCGTACAGAAGCAACAGGCTACGGTGCCGTCTACTTCGTACAAGAAATGCTGAAAGATCAAGGACTCAGCTTTACAGGCAGCACCGTTGTTGTATCCGGCTCCGGTAATGTTTCCATCTACGCGATTGAGAAGGCAACAGAATTAGGCGCAAAAGTTGTAGCCTGCAGCGATTCAAATGGCTACATTTATGATCCGAATGGCATCAATCTTGATACTGTGAAGCGCCTGAAGGAAGTCGAACGCAAACGAATTCATGAATACGTACAGGAACACCCGCAGGCGCAATATTTTGAAGGCTGCACAGGCATCTGGTCGATTCCATGCGACATCGCTCTTCCGTGTGCTACACAAAATGAGATCAATGAAGCATCTGCAAAACTGCTCGTGGCAAACGGCGTCAAAGCAATCGGTGAAGGTGCAAATATGCCATCTACACTCGAAGCAATTGACGTGTTCCTGAACAACAAGGTGCTCTTCGGACCGGCTAAAGCGGCTAATGCAGGTGGTGTAGCTGTTTCCGCACTAGAAATGGCTCAAAATAGCATGCGTCTCGCTTGGACTTTTGAAGAAGTTGACGCAAAACTGCATCAAATCATGGTAAATATTTACCGTAACAGCGTGAAAGCTGCCGATGAATATGGTCACCCAGGCAATCTCGTTGTAGGTGCGAATATCGCTGGCTTCCTTAAAGTTGCCGATGCAATGATGGCACAAGGCATTATCTAG
- a CDS encoding LysR family transcriptional regulator: MELRQIQYFIEVAKREHVTEAAYALHVAQSAVSRQIFNLEAELGVNLFIREGRNVRLTPIGRMFLDHMQQAMNVIEKAKREVEEYLDPERGIIRVGFPSSLAAYMLPTVISAFRQEHPHVKFQLRQGSYHFLIDAVDKGDIDIALLGPVPTQEKRVKGDILFLENIVALLPSNHPLAKESSVQLGQLRDDPFVLFPSGFILRDIVVQACSQFGFRPDVSFEGEDIDAIKGLVAAGLGVTLIPEITLVDSIPRATVKKMISEGKVTRTVGVIIPRERELLPTEELFYTFLKRFFAVLNRFEG, translated from the coding sequence GTGGAGCTTCGACAGATCCAGTATTTTATCGAAGTAGCCAAACGTGAACATGTGACAGAGGCGGCATATGCCCTACATGTGGCGCAGTCAGCGGTTAGTCGTCAGATTTTTAATCTGGAAGCAGAATTGGGCGTGAACTTATTTATTCGAGAGGGACGGAATGTACGCTTGACGCCAATCGGGCGTATGTTTCTCGATCATATGCAGCAAGCCATGAATGTAATTGAGAAAGCAAAGCGAGAAGTAGAGGAGTATCTGGACCCGGAACGCGGGATTATTCGGGTCGGATTTCCGAGTAGTCTGGCTGCGTACATGCTTCCGACTGTTATCTCGGCATTCCGGCAGGAACATCCTCATGTAAAATTCCAGCTGCGTCAAGGATCGTATCATTTCCTGATCGATGCGGTGGACAAGGGGGATATTGATATTGCGCTGCTTGGTCCTGTACCCACACAGGAGAAGCGTGTGAAGGGAGATATTCTTTTTCTCGAAAATATTGTGGCACTTCTGCCGTCGAATCATCCGCTAGCGAAAGAATCGTCTGTCCAGCTGGGTCAGCTACGGGATGATCCGTTTGTATTGTTTCCATCAGGGTTTATTCTGCGGGATATTGTTGTCCAGGCTTGCAGTCAATTCGGCTTTAGGCCGGACGTATCGTTTGAAGGTGAGGATATTGATGCTATCAAAGGGCTGGTAGCAGCCGGGCTTGGTGTCACATTGATTCCTGAAATTACGCTTGTGGATAGTATCCCGCGTGCAACTGTGAAGAAAATGATTAGTGAGGGGAAGGTAACGCGGACGGTTGGTGTTATTATTCCACGTGAACGTGAATTGCTGCCAACAGAGGAGCTTTTTTATACGTTTTTAAAGCGGTTCTTTGCTGTATTAAACCGCTTTGAAGGATAG
- a CDS encoding YwbE family protein, which produces MNGQQRVNILPGIEVDIVLKQDQRTGKTTRGIVKDILTKSSFHPHGIKVRLQDGQVGRVKTIIK; this is translated from the coding sequence ATGAATGGGCAGCAGCGCGTCAACATCCTGCCTGGTATTGAAGTGGACATCGTACTCAAGCAAGATCAGCGGACAGGCAAAACAACACGCGGCATCGTCAAAGACATTTTGACGAAATCTAGTTTTCATCCACACGGCATTAAAGTGCGTCTGCAAGATGGGCAAGTGGGACGAGTGAAGACAATTATTAAATAA